One region of Seriola aureovittata isolate HTS-2021-v1 ecotype China chromosome 15, ASM2101889v1, whole genome shotgun sequence genomic DNA includes:
- the LOC130181954 gene encoding smoothelin-like protein 2 — MDTATEGVQEEMVSEALVQFNTTLQAAIREVHVDVSAFKQRIEQRIEEVCISNGPLAEAVTRLQEENLQLRSKLEALSLLVEGLAGVKVGKSPAQVTGKNREESIENGHVQIQSKTLEDKTVLLNSGGSEEFLSSQSTSTISESCGSSGGSGHTTAAAAAAAAAAPWRAKRHAEINGTDAKGEKNVASAAQENGKQEGSSVDSDAAQSAEAAPQSHQALTAVTKPSPESPAVTNSPQSTVETPKMPDQEDSGPLTKPHLPLTAMTKASSEAPSVPAASVVKATKETPAKSAESSAKCDADEPLPHLPVTAMTTKASPEGLLTTKSAPSPALVPKAAGHPAAEAPAGEAGEYSFTRGTSGAKELRSQEQSGSGSQALPHFPLTAVTKSSSETSAPSKSDPSPASAPNPSVPQSPTIKPGKYPFRRDVSEHKPHLTLSAITKPNTESSSSATPAPSSNISASQDTTVKPGEYPFKRVPVLKTPSPSLKRSVSFPQSAEKLLPSKSIIKSGFSPNLEKKANKPGGIEFKQDIMKSQTLPRSNGAQAKRALFERMNSEPTKPKDSKPKLKRSQSFGVSSASGIKQILLEWCRSKTIGYQNIDIQNFSSCWSDGMAFCALVHSFFPLEFDYNTLDPAKRKHNLQLAFTTAEEQADCLRLIEVEDMIEMGDKPDPMCVFTYVQSLYNHLKKFE, encoded by the exons ATGGATACAGCTACAGAGGGTGTTCAGGAGGAAATGGTAAGTGAGGCTCTTGTTCAGTTCAATACCACCTTGCAAGCTGCCATAAGGGAGGTACACGTGGACGTAAGTGCTTTCAAGCAGCGCATAGAGCAGAGGATCGAGGAGGTGTGCATCTCCAACGGACCCTTGGCCGAGGCGGTGAccaggctgcaggaggagaaccTGCAGCTCAGGTCGAAGCTGGAGGCCCTCAGCCTTCTGGTGGAGGGTCTTGCCGGGGTAAAAGTGGGGAAGAGTCCCGCTCAAGTGACGGGGAAGAACAGGGAGGAAAGTATAGAGAATGGACACGTACAGATACAGTCCAAGACCCTGGAAGACAAGACGGTTTTGCTCAACTCTGGAGGATCAGAGGAATTCCTGTCAAGCCAGTCCACATCCACAATCTCTGAATCATGTGGGTCAAGTGGAGGATCAGGCcacactactgctgctgctgctgctgctgctgctgctgctccatggAGAGCAAAGAGACATGCTGAGATTAAC GGCACTGATgcaaaaggagagaaaaatgtcGCCTCGGCCGCACAGGAGAACGGCAAGCAAG AAGGTTCATCCGTGGACTCTGATGCAGCCCAAAGTGCCGAAGCTGCTCCCCAGTCCCACCAGGCTCTCACCGCCGTCACAAAGCCGAGCCCAGAGTCTCCCGCCGTAACGAACTCTCCTCAGTCTACAGTGGAAACCCCCAAAATGCCCG acCAGGAAGATTCAGGTCCTCTGACCAAACCTCATCTTCCCCTCACTGCGATGACGAAAGCCAGCTCCGAGGCTCCGTCTGTTCCCGCCGCCTCAGTGGTCAAAGCTACAAAAGAAACTCCCGCCAAATCAGCGGAGTCTTCTGCTAAATGTG ATGCTGACGAACCCCTGCCCCATCTTCCTGTCACTGCCATGACAACCAAAGCCAGTCCTGAGGGTCTGCTTACCACCAAATCTGCTCCGTCTCCGGCTTTAGTCCCTAAAGCAGCCGGCCATCCTGCAGCAGAGGCTCCCGCAGGGGAAGCAGGGGAATATTCTTTTACAAGAG GTACATCTGGGGCAAAGGAGCTGAGGTCCCAGGAGCAGTCAGGCTCTGGATCTCAGGCCTTGCCTCATTTTCCCCTCACAGCTGTAACCAAAAGCAGCTCTGAGACTTCTGCTCCATCTAAATCTGATCCGAGTCCTGCTTCTGCACCCAATCCTTCGGTGCCACAATCCCCGACAATAAAGCCAGGCAAATATCCCTTTAGACGTG ACGTCAGTGAACACAAGCCACACTTGACTCTCTCTGCCATCACCAAACCCAACACGGAGTCTTCATCATCAGCTACTCCAGCGCCGTCTTCAAATATTTCAGCATCACAGGACACTACAGTAAAACCTGGGGAGTATCCCTTTAAGCGGG TACCAGTTCTCAAGACACCCAGTCCCAGTCTGAAGAGGAGTGTGAGCTTCCCTCAGTCTGCag AAAAATTACTTCCCTCCAAATCAATCATAAAATCGGGTTTCTCGCCTAATTTGGAAAA GAAAGCGAACAAGCCAGGGGGGATTGAGTTTAAACAGGATATAATGAAATCACAAACGCTTCCACGCTCTAACGGGGCTCAGGCCAAACGGGCTCTTTTTGAAAGGATGAACTCAGAGCCGACCAA GCCGAAGGACTCCAAGCCGAAACTGAAGCGCTCTCAGAGTTTCGGAGTGTCCAGTGCCAGTGGTATAAAACAGATTCTCCTGGAGTGGTGCCGCTCAAAAACCATTGGCTATCAG AACATAGACATTCAGAACTTCTCGTCCTGCTGGAGCGATGGGATGGCGTTCTGTGCTCTGGTTCACTCTTTCTTCCCTCTGGAGTTTGATTACAACACGCTGGACCCCGCCAAACGCAAACACAACTTACAGCTGGCGTTCACCACTGCAGA GGAGCAGGCTGACTGTCTCCGTCTGATCGAGGTGGAGGACATGATAGAGATGGGGGACAAGCCAGAccccatgtgtgtgtttacatacgTCCAGTCCCTCTACAACCACCTGAAGAAGTTTGAATAA